A part of Carettochelys insculpta isolate YL-2023 chromosome 1, ASM3395843v1, whole genome shotgun sequence genomic DNA contains:
- the CHRM2 gene encoding muscarinic acetylcholine receptor M2 — MNNSTYLNSSTEDVIALGSPYKTVEVVFIALVAGSLSLVTIIGNILVMVSIKVNRHLQTVNNYFLFSLACADLIIGVFSMNLYTLYTVIGYWPLGPVVCDLWLALDYVVSNASVMNLLIISFDRYFCVTKPLTYPVKRTTKMAGMMIAAAWVLSFILWAPAILFWQFIVGGRTVPDGECYIQFFSNAAVTFGTAIAAFYLPVIIMTILYWEISRASKSRIKKGKKEPAQNQDPVSPSLVQGKIVKPNNNNIATSTDGLEHSKIQNGKATGEAVTENCIQGEEKESSNDSTSVSVVASNVKEDEATKEAIQASVSQVHTKGENSKLTCIRIVTKPQKGDFCAPTNTTVEIVGANGQNGDDKQNSVARKIVKMTKQPAKKKPPPSREKKVTRTILAILLAFIITWTPYNVMVLINSFCISCIPNTVWTIGYWLCYINSTINPACYALCNATFKKTFKHLLMCHYKNIGATR, encoded by the coding sequence ATGAATAACTCAACTTACCTAAACTCCTCCACTGAGGACGTTATTGCCCTAGGGAGTCCCTATAAAACTGTTGAGGTGGTGTTCATAGCCCTGGTCGCAGGGTCTCTCAGTCTAGTGACCATCATCGGGAACATCCTGGTCATGGTGTCCATCAAAGTCAACAGGCACCTGCAGACTGTCAATAACTACTTCCTGTTCAGCTTGGCATGTGCTGACTTGATTATTGGTGTCTTTTCCATGAACCTGTACACACTTTACACTGTGATTGGTTACTGGCCCTTGGGGCCTGTGGTATGTGACCTATGGCTGGCTCTTGATTACGTGGTCAGCAATGCCTCTGTCATGAACCTTCTCATCATCAGCTTTGACAGATATTTTTGTGTCACCAAGCCTCTGACATATCCTGTAAAGAGGACCACTAAGATGGCGGGTATGATGATTGCAGCTGCTTGGGTATTGTCCTTCATCTTGTGGGCACCTGCAATTCTGTTCTGGCAGTTCATTGTAGGGGGAAGAACTGTTCCTGATGGGGAGTGCTACATCCAGTTTTTTTCCAATGCCGCTGTCACCTTTGGCACAGCCATTGCAGCCTTTTACCTGCCTGTTATCATCATGACCATCCTCTACTGGGAGATATCTCGTGCGAGCAAGAGCAggataaaaaaagggaaaaaagaaccaGCACAAAACCAGGATCCAGTTTCTCCTAGTTTGGTCCAGGGTAAAATAGTGAAGCCAAACAATAACAACATCGCAACCAGCACGGATGGGTTGGAGCACAGCAAAATTCAGAATGGTAAAGCCACTGGGGAGGCTGTGACAGAGAACTGCATtcaaggggaggagaaggagagctCTAATGACTCCACATCTGTCAGTGTTGTTGCTTCCAATGTGAAGGAGGATGAAGCTACCAAAGAGGCCATCCAGGCTTCTGTCTCCCAAGTCCACACTAAAGGGGAGAATTCCAAGCTGACGTGCATCCGGATAGTCACTAAGCCCCAAAAAGGTGACTTCTGtgcccccaccaacaccaccgTGGAGATTGTAGGTGCTAATGGCCAAAACGGGGATGACAAGCAAAACAGCGTGGCCCGTAAAATTGTCAAGATGACCAAGCAGCCAGCCAAAAAGAAACCACCCCCTTCTAGAGAAAAAAAAGTGACCAGGACTATCTTGGCTATTCTCTTGGCCTTCATCATTACCTGGACACCATACAATGTGATGGTGCTCATCAATAGCTTCTGCATCTCCTGCATCCCCAACACAGTATGGACTATTGGTTACTGGCTCTGTTATATCAACAGCACCATCAACCCTGCCTGCTACGCGCTCTGCAATGCTACCTTTAAGAAAACCTTTAAGCACCTTCTTATGTGTCATTACAAGAACATAGGCGCcacaaggtaa